The sequence GTAGATTTTGTTGAAAAGCAATTCATAAAATTTGATAGATACTTAGTGAAAGGAGACAACACCATCCATACATTAGTTTATCTACCCAACCACGTGACTAACTATTTCTCATCGCTTTCATTTCAATCTTTTGTAGTCATATAAGAGAATATGATACATTGTTCgtataaatatgaaaatcatTACGATTTAATTGATGATCTTTACAAGTAATAGAAGAAAATGAGTGACAACGACGAACTTATTGTTGATATTTGCTTGATTCCAACGTTTatttacatttctttttttaaatactttccttcatttcttttaataatgtattttaccatttctttaaattattttcaataattttatttatgttgTATTATATTCAAAATGATTTGTTAATTCTTTCTTCCAATTCAAggctaaaaaataataaatattaatggTCGAGTACATTGTAAAATATGATTTTATCAACGGAGAAAGAATTAATTCTCGTccatttatttgatttttttctcctgtagttctttttttaaaacatcCATGAACCAAAAAGGATAAGTGGATACGCTCGAATATTGCAACTAGATATACCGATTTCATTTTAACACTCTCATCACATCTCCAAGACCAAAAGTGATTCATTGATCAATAAAAAGATGCAAAAAAATGAGCTACAAAGGTCAATAATAGTTTCAATAAGGATTAAAAAACACTTACGAATTGTGAAATAGTAGCAAAGTTATTATAATTACAAAAGGGAGAGTTTTTGGAACAAGATTGGGAAGATATTTAGAAACTTATATCTTcaatctatatataaatatatatatatatatatatatatatatatatatatatatatatatgtatgtatgtatatttatttgatttttggaGTAAAGATGGAAGATTAAGAAAGTATTGTGAGTTGTAGTTGTAATGACTTGAGTAATacaattcaattaattaaattaattaggaCCTATTCCTAAACCTAATTGTTTCAATTACTTTactttaataaaaacaaaaagtttcACAAAAGTAATTTCACCTCTTTTTATTCAAAAAGGGGTCTAAATAAAGTTAAATTTATACCCGACCATCTCTCAAAATTAAATCTTTCTCTATAAATCAGAATCCATAATGAATAACTTCAatataatttaatatcaaaacacaaataaataactaaataaaaagaagaagaaaaaattagcTTTGAgtcattaaattaaattttaaaaaaaaaaccagcaAGAACAAACAAAAAGTTTTGTCTAAATTATACATAAAAGAGAATCCAATTCCTCAATATTCCACATAATCcactacaaaaaaaataaaattatattctacactcctttttactttttcaaacACCTTAATGCAATGACTAAACATATATCAATCACAACACAAACAGCTTTGGATTGGGCAAAATATGTTTAAGGAACAAAGAAATAATATAGATTAAAAATAATATGCATCTTCAACaactatatacatatatatatatattatcttttatatttaattaacatgattttttttttatatttaactcatatatatatatattgatattttcATATAGCTAATAGTGATATATATGGAAAGAAATTAAATGGggggttttcttttttagttgtgCCAATTGTGTTTCATTGATATCTCCTTGCTTGGACTGTTCAAGTTTAGATTCAATCCCATCAAACTGTTTGGATGACCTAACTCATAGCATTCCTGAAAAGagcagaaaagaaaagaaaaaacacataCACATGGGGTTATGTGCTTTTGTAGGTTGAATCGTTCGAGTTGAGTTCGTTTGCACTTGTAAATGATATTTGAATGTGATGTTATGATATAACAAAGTGCTTAGAAGGGtggtaaaaaaataataataaaaggatATGTTTTGTtagtaaattttaaaatttttgtttattgaGGGTTTGCTTTGATTATGGGTTTTTATCTTCTTATTTtatgtcttttttctttttcgaattTTTTGCATGTTAAAATATTATTACCAACCTTCTAATCAGATctttagaaaagaaagaaaaaaaatagaaatataatGGTAGATTTCAATAGTTTAAGTTCTAAAACGATTttcaaaagattttttttattaaatacaaATAGTATATTTCAATAACACAGGTTAacatttaaaaacaaaacttaaaatcaaatcatttttgtggttttttttaaagaaattattataatttatttacaaAGTAAAAACAAAGATCAAATTTTAATAATCGTaagtaaaaaaaacaaaaaataaaataaaaagaagaatttttttttccttccaaaaATTCATGTTCCAAAAGCAAAAAgctagtaaaaaaaattatataaaaaaatggttAAGCCTTAGAGAtcaagaaatcaaatgtatGCAATTATATTAAAGAACATAATAAAAAAAGGtcaaatattatataataaactATGCTATATTTTTATATAGGAAATGTATAGAAAATTAGATAAAACCAAAATTTGCATtagtgaagaaaaaaaaaccttacCTCTGATTGATTTTCTGATCCAAATACATTAGCATTTCCTGGAGAGCCTTGCTCCCATGCTcttctaaaacaataaatttataacataatcatataatcataaaatcataatcataatcatcTATTTTGTTATGTTATAATTTTCTGTATAGaaataattagttaattagTAATGAGTAAGAGAACATATAAAACAAATAAAGCCAAATATTTATATCTTATAATAAACAAATGATATAGtgaatgatttgaatatatatatacaataattattgtaaactatatagtatatatatatatatatatatatatatgcagtaaattaaatccaaaattcaTATCACATATACATGTCTTTTTGGGGTAATGCTAGCATGTGAGACTATATACAAAAGCTGATTATATCACtaattttaaaaggaaaaatggCATAGCAAAAGACTGCAGTTCTTGTGTGCCACTTACATTATCATAATTGTGTAAAGCTggttcttagtttttttttctttctttctttcttatcttatcttttctttgctataaccaaaagaaaaataaaaaaatcctaATCCCATTAAAAGATAAGTTTTATTAGTGAATGGCCGGTAGATTGAAGGCATGTATAAACCAGGTTTAACTCAACTGATAGTAGCATGTGTATACGATCAACCTTGAGAGCATAAGTTGGATTCCTCAACTCCTAGATACgtttaaaaagaatatgaaaCTAGTCGACTTTCAAAATGGTAATTTTTGGTGCAGTATCTACTAAGAGCTATACATTTGGTTTTGACCGCCAGTAAAGGCTGCATTTAAACCTATACAATACAATAACAAGCTAAGAAACCTACTATTTCGTGCTACCCACTAACTTTATACAAATGGACTAAAGAAAAAACCTCTTTACAAATCACAAACATAATGAACATATATCAATATTTAGTGAATATTATTCAAAGAAAAGTGAGAAAAGGAAATAGTAAGGGGAAGGTAAAGCTGCCAAACACAACAAAGCTTAACTCTTCTTCAAAAAgatttatatatgtgtgtgtgtatacaaagtttgaattttttttacagAAAAAAGAACATATAGTACCAAAGGAAGAGACATAAGAGACCAGGAAATTaatggagagagaagaaaaagaaattaccTTGAAGAGTTACTGTGGTTATTAATGGACGAAGGAGTTGAAATTCCATTATTAAGATGAGGAAGAGGATGATCCAAAGACGATGGATTATTAGTAAAATTTCTTCTATGATTGAGCAAACAGTTAGCTTCATGATGTGGGGTTGGTGTAGCAGGCAAGAAATCTTCTTCCCCAGACCCTTCTGAGATCATATTACATTACATTCACATAAATTACCACttatttcgtttctttaaataaataaataacattaAAATTGATACCctagaaggaaaaaaaacctCTTTTTAAATCATTATAAAAGCCAAAATGAAAATAGTTTAACCTATATAatgtttgtattattattaACCTCAAAGTTAAAAGGGTTGAGGTTTGATTAATACATATTTCACATATCGTAAAAAAACGAATTTATGTGAGTCTGAAAAAAAGTCGTCATAGAAAGAACCATTTAATGTAACGTAGTAGGAACATTTTATAACTCTTTCATGGAAGGTTAGTAATGGCATTTACACACTCTCTTCTATTGAAGTTAAAGGTTTCAATTCTTTATTCTTTGCGATtgttttacttttgttttttcgGTTTACAACAATCCCTTTTAAATGTTTTATGGCAATGTTACTAAAGGCTTGACTCCGAACTCGAGGTGGTTTCTAATGTTCGATTTTTCTTTACCTTTCGTGTTGACTTTTTTCGATAAAAATGAGTAAAGCAAAGAAATTGGTATTGTCTTCCCAAGCCAGAAACATTTCTTATAGCTAGGTCTTTTTAAGGCCTAAGAAAAATGTTTGGCATTCTATAATGTtgtttgatgatgatgatgatgggtATTGTACTATATTTATAGTGGATGCATGTGGAATGAGAATTAATTTCCATGCAAGACACAAGGTATAACATTAAATTTAAAGTGGGTGaagaatttttattaaaaagaaacacATACACACACGaacaatttcttcttctttattcttattgaactcaaaaagaaagaagagaaggagagattgttttattattattattattattattaatattgttattatttctttttggTGATTTCTAAGGAATTCGAATTTTATACCTGAAGAAGCTGTTTGTTTGTCGGTGTTTTTAACCGTACGATACATCtgaaaaagaagacaaaaaataatttctcacatattaaaaaaaaaatacacattttcaaaaaaaataaaattgataatACAGCTGACATGAAAGTTAGAACAAAAATAATGGAGTTTAAGAACATTATTACtgttaataaaacaaaaacgtGAAAAAGATCAAAACTTTGAAGGACCCATTTAGAAATAAAACTGAAAATGAAATGATTTGGTTATTATGGAGTTGTGAAATTATAAAGCTAAAGATTTTGGAAAATGGggattaaaaaatgttattattgtgttttttcttttttgagtttGGAAAGTAAAAATTTTTTTTTGGGGAAATGGTTATGTATTATTGAGAAATGATGTGAAATTttatctctcttcttcttcttttttttctttttttatctctctctctctcactctaAAAGGATAAAAATTGTCCTGTTTTGTAACAACATTCAGACTTTTCTTCACCTTCTGaatcattcattcattcattcattttcattttcattcatTTCTCTCAATCTTTGATAACTGTGCCACAGGGATTCCTtctatatagagagagagagagaaaaaaaagggttgttttatttttttatttaaaaaaaaccataaaaagAGAAACTTTTTAcaagggaagaagaagagatcTCAAATGGGTTCAATTAAATTTCAAGACTAAGATATGGGTTTTCAATTAAATTACCTGTAAATGGCTCTTCACATGAGCTAGAGTGAGATCCTTCACATCCATTAGCTCCAGCACTGATTTTGGAGTTGCCCCTAatcatatattaaaaaaaaacaattcaattattttcatATTCAATTAGTCAATTTAAACATATATAGCTTAGTAAATATATACTTCAATAGCTTATCTCACACTCTGCTATATATTGCATATTGTTAAACCcaacaagaaaaaagaaacaagaatcTCTGTCCAGTATCCAACGTCATTTACTCATCAATTAATATAAGTAATTGCTGGTTGAACTACTTTTTTCCATCACACTTCAGCCTAAATTCTCGGGTTTTGACCCGACAAGATGAATTTCTTATCAAACTTTTGAGTTTAGTTGTGATTTAATAAATGAGTGAAATCGAGAGAGGGCGAGATAGAAAGTACTTTCATGGCCACCAAGAAGTTCGACAGCACGAATGAAACGAGCATGAAGAGAAGAAGTCCAACGCATCCTTGGAGCCCTAGCATTTCTTCGACTTTGAATCCTTGGCATCAACAATCTCGATCTATTATTACTATAATTACTTGAAAAATCCGAAACCCCAAAATGAAGACTTTGttgattttgaaaaacaaactGATGATTCTGATTTTGATGATTAAAATTCTGCTCTTGGTTTCTCAAACCCTCCATTGTTATCCCATTATACCTCCCTACTGCCTCTTGTTGTTGTTGAAATGCCCTAAAACTCAAACACGGTGGTGGCGACGTCGACGACGTTGTCGGTTGTTGGTTTCGGTTGAAATACCTTGAAGAAGACAACAACCCATTATTGTAAACTGGAATTCCTCTAATGGGTCGGAACCGATCCGTCGAAACGTCGATCGCCGACGTTGAATTATTAGACAGAGAGAGCTCGGTGTCGACTTGCTGTACTTGCATTTGTTGCGGCCAAATATCAAATGAAAGAGATTGATTAGATTTTGGAGGGCTAATTTGAAGAGATAGATCAGGAACAATAGTGCTTTTctccaacattttttttttttgggggggagtatttacaatttttgaagaagaaaaggcAAGTAAAGATCTAGTCTTTATGTAGGAAAGTAGAGGAATTTTTGCAAAATAGCAAAGAGGAAGTGACGGCCGGGGATTTAAAAGATGAAGCTTTTTGAAGTGGGTTTTGTTTAGTTCTTTGTTTTCAGAGTAAATCAAAGAAGTAAGAACAAGAACAATAAGAACACACAAGAGAGAAAAGGAgtggtttttttctttctttgcttttttttttttttttttttccttttggtaTGGATGAGAAAATTGATGAGTCAGAAAGTGAAAGGGGGTTAAGtaaaagttttaaaagaaagagaaaaattagGTTAGAGAGATAGGGGGAAAAGGAAGGAATTTTGTGTTctacaaaacaaacaaacatcCTTGAAggtttagagagagagagagagagagagagggagagggagaaattccaaaaaaaagaaagaaaagaaaaaaatggagagAGTATGTATAGGAAAATGACAGTTGAACAAAGAGAGACTGTGTGAAAGTCTCTATCTTTCCTTCTAATTTCtaattatttctatttttctctctttatcatgaaattatttatcttaatttgatctgatttttttaataaataataataataataataatccttAGTCTTAggaggaggaaaaaaaaataccCTTTTTAAAGATGGTCACCCTTTTGCTGCTCTTTGCATTTTGACTGCCCAAAACACACACCACTTagatgagagagagagagagagagagagagagagagagatttgtgaatttttctctctcttgaTTTGTTTGTCATGTTCCAACAGAAAAACTTGTTAAACTAATGTGTGTGTGTattacacacatatatatattcaaGACAGTGATGAAATGATAGCACTTGAACAAATCTTATttaggttatatatatatatatgaaattgatggattatAAGTACAAACTCCAACCCTCAAAACCTTAaacttaattattttctttagaTAATTTAATATCTTACTTTAAAGTTGATCTTATAAATTTTATATCGAGTGAGTTATACTCATGTTACTAttctttttgttcttctctatggttatttcattttctctttttcaattATAGTGTAGTATTTTCTTATTTCTTCATTTGCAAACAAATGATATCTCAAATTATAAATACACATTAATTATCTCAAATATAACCGTATTAactttttggaaaaaaaaggtttgttaattaacttgatccaaattaactatttttttttttattgagaaGTTGGATGGAAATTTAGAAAGAATGGTTATTTTTGTGCtattatatctttttcttttctacaaattaaaataagaaCTTATTCTAAATGGTTACGTATGGGTGTTGCTTTGATACCACGAATACTTTATATATTTCGTGTATTATAAGGCTTATATTAAAAGTGGAAAATTCTTATTTTCAAAAGATATACATACCCCCCTTTGAAGATCATATTACCCCAAATATTTGTATACAAATTATCATTAAAATAAATGTGTAATTATTTGAGGTTGAGAGCCAAACAAAATCCAAAGCTAATTAGGGTTTAAATACATTAAAAGTGACAGATGTGATCACTAAACCCAATAAGATAATGCTGAAAATGGGATGTTAGaattaaagaaataatggaagaatattttaggaaaaataatGGTGGGTGTAATTGTCAAGAACAATGATTAATTAGTGGACCCATTGACCTCAAATctaaagagagaaaagagagagagagagagagagtctTAAAGGGTTGTTTGTTCTGATTCATATGGTTGTGGAAATTGgaatgaaaagagaaaaaaagaaataaaccctaaatctagttttgaataatataattatttattttgtaaatttgcTTTCCAAATATTCTCTTCAAAATCCATAGGCCAACCCCTTTGTGGAGAGCATATTTTGGGTTTATATTTGAGTTCACAATAttctattttccttttcttttcttttcaatttttctcattaaataaattattttaaaaaatacgaCGAATTTTTTCGTGCATCCTTTACCTATTAACTTTCTTGTGACTATTAacatttatcattgatagattaaTTAAACGACATTAATATATGTGGTAGATAGAAActactaaaattaattaaaaatgagTTATTTGTCATTATTAAATTATCAACTTGAGTATAATTCAATTTATTATAGTTCAATAACTTGATAGTTTCATCACGAACTATAAAAACATCTTAAATCCTTCTTATTTAACTTGTAAACTCATATCTCCAACCAAATTTTATGTTATATCAAATAAGTTCTAGTAAATTGTCATAGTAAATTACATAGCTCGACTTAGTGATAAATCGATACgtatttcaatattttctttttaagtaaAAAGTCTTAATCTCGACGTCCCTACTAGTCGTACTTGAAAAATGAATTAGAAAACCTTAAACTCTTGCTCTCACTATACATcaataaaacattaatttaacAACTAATAATTCATTCAAAATGTTCATTATATCCCCTCTCTCTTGGGTTGTAATATatactctttttccttttaaagtttaatttatataaatagCACCAATTTCTCTATGAATATCATTATTgaacaaaaccaaaaaaaaaattatggtaTGATCAAAATAATATATCCCCTTTCCAAAATcacttattttcttttatttgagCCTATAATAGcttaaaaattaaatctcctttCATTTCAAAGCTAATTGGTCTAAATCACTATCTTTCTCCCAACTCTCTCTTTTCAATATTATCAGTTATCATTCTAACAAatgtgaaaaaaaatgaaaaaaaaaaactggaaataacaaatattgattataGTTCTAAAacatggattttttttttataatttttttgaaagaagaaacaaaccaacaaacaaaaagaagagtCCATTTGAGGGAAATTAAAGCAAAAGAGGTAATTAATATATAATGATTTACTTTACATGGAATTCAAAAAGATAacaatgatatatatataaaaagatttTGATACTTTTAATTATTTCCATCTTCTAGAGAGAGAAAGGCCATgaaaaccaaaaaagaaaaaagaaaaaaagaaagcaataaTTTTTACAATTGATTGTTGCCTTTCAGCCTTATGTTAGAGAATGAGAGATTTTGATGTCTTTAAGTGGAAATTCACATCTTTTTAAGTGTTTTGATAGTgatctttcttttatttgttttctttttgttagattataattttattttgaaagaaaaaaaaaagcatccATTCAAaaattagaaggaaaaaaatatatatataatttcagtTAATAGAAATTAAGAAATCACCCGTGATAAAGAGTATAATAATTCCAATATGATTATTAATAAACACTAATTACTTAAAACATATATGTAGGGCTAGTGAGTAGATTTGACTAATAAATGATGATTAGTTTAACCAAAGTTAAAATTAGTAAGTGAAAGTAAAGTTGGGGCATGCAAAATAAGTAATTCAAAAGATGCTAATTAAccaatttgaaaaattaattataggAACTTTTTCACAAAAATTGACATACATTACTTTATTAATACAACAAATTAAAGTAGTTAACCAAAGAAGAGAAAACAATCATAGCTCATTAAATGGTAATTTTGTATTAAAAAGTGTAGGGTTAGTAATTATCCAAGAAGTTGGTGGGCTCTAAatactatataaaaaaaaaattatctcaaCTAGAGAAATATTTTGAGTTAGATCTACTAACTCTACTTGGGTAAGTGAGGTAAGTTTTGGTTTCGTTCGAttgtaataatttttatatagtggaacttcttcgtagtgtgTCGTgatttttttacaaatatagtaaaattatattttctttttatttgtgatAGATTGTAATAGACCTAAACCGACATTTTAATAATAGATACTAATAGGTGTTTATTTGAGTCTCAAAATATACTTTAGTGGTAGTGGCTGGCAAAGTGACTTTAATACCTATTTTGTTAGGAACCCCTGATTTTTTTTGTACATCATatttgttctattttctcgtgACTCTTGCGTTTGATATCGAATAAAGCAAactttggtttttgtttttcttgcaAAGGGCATGGAAAAGAGGTAAATGTCAAGTATTATCTGTTTAAAATTATGTCTTATGTTAGAAAAAATTATCAAACATTAGGTATGCAAATTTAAACATTGGACTTTAAGAACAAATAGTAATATTAACTACCGTTGAACTATACTCAAACTTACAAAAATCGATTAAAAAGACCTAGTTATCCTctatcaatctcaacatgtgaCTTGGATACATAGAAACAACCAATACATTGTATAtaaatgtgtgtgtgtatatatattaaagaaagggTATATCAAAATTTATAATGAGGGTGTGGATTGTGGACCTAAATAATGGGGTATGAGGAAGTAAATGGGTAATGGGCAAAGGGAAGGGAAGAAAGGAaggtatgtatatatattatatatatatatatatatcaaagtgccattaaatttaaaatatggacaataatataagaataaataattaacaataaatGTGTCACTGTCcatttaaataaataaggaaaataaatgaaagaaaaagattgGGTGTAAATTTCGAGAGAAACAGTAAGTTTGGGTTCGATCATAAATGAGTTTGAGAAATGATTTTGCAATCGATTGCTTTatgattgaaaagaaaaaataaaaaaaaaatatttcattgattataaagttttaatttaattttggcaACAATTCCAACAATGCTTTTGACTAAGGCAAAGGGGCAGAGGGGC comes from Cucumis melo cultivar AY chromosome 12, USDA_Cmelo_AY_1.0, whole genome shotgun sequence and encodes:
- the LOC103504451 gene encoding transcription repressor KAN1-like isoform X1 gives rise to the protein MLEKSTIVPDLSLQISPPKSNQSLSFDIWPQQMQVQQVDTELSLSNNSTSAIDVSTDRFRPIRGIPVYNNGLLSSSRYFNRNQQPTTSSTSPPPCLSFRAFQQQQEAVGRYNGITMEGLRNQEQNFNHQNQNHQFVFQNQQSLHFGVSDFSSNYSNNRSRLLMPRIQSRRNARAPRMRWTSSLHARFIRAVELLGGHERATPKSVLELMDVKDLTLAHVKSHLQMYRTVKNTDKQTASSEGSGEEDFLPATPTPHHEANCLLNHRRNFTNNPSSLDHPLPHLNNGISTPSSINNHSNSSRRAWEQGSPGNANVFGSENQSEECYELGHPNSLMGLNLNLNSPSKEISMKHNWHN
- the LOC103504451 gene encoding transcription repressor KAN1-like isoform X2; the encoded protein is MLEKSTIVPDLSLQISPPKSNQSLSFDIWPQQMQVQQVDTELSLSNNSTSAIDVSTDRFRPIRGIPVYNNGLLSSSRYFNRNQQPTTSSTSPPPCLSFRAFQQQQEAVGRYNGITMEGLRNQEQNFNHQNQNHQFVFQNQQSLHFGVSDFSSNYSNNRSRLLMPRIQSRRNARAPRMRWTSSLHARFIRAVELLGGHERATPKSVLELMDVKDLTLAHVKSHLQMYRTVKNTDKQTASSEGSGEEDFLPATPTPHHEANCLLNHRRNFTNNPSSLDHPLPHLNNGISTPSSINNHSNSSRAWEQGSPGNANVFGSENQSEECYELGHPNSLMGLNLNLNSPSKEISMKHNWHN